Genomic window (Branchiostoma lanceolatum isolate klBraLanc5 chromosome 13, klBraLanc5.hap2, whole genome shotgun sequence):
TAGGTGTTCGATATCTCCAAGGTGATTTTAGCGAGGAAACAATCGACATGTTCTAGAACTGAATCTATGGATACCGTTATGCCCAttcgaaacaaaacaaaacaaaacccgAAAGTTCAAGATTGCGGTTGATTTATAAAATTAGAATTTTGCCGACCAAATCTGTCCAGAAAAGCTTGATTCTGGAAAGTTTGGTCTCAAATCTCTTTAAGCGGAGGTGCCTCAACTTACAAGTTTTGCGAAGCAAGTTGGTGTCTTGATGATGTAACACCGGTACAAGAAAGAAGAATGCTACGGAAGCTGCTGATCAACTGTTACCAAAGacagaaggaggagaaagagcgGGCTAGGAACGCCACCTTACGGTCCACGAGCGACAGTGCAACCGTCGGCGCTTCAGGAGACGCAGGGATGGTACAACTACAAGAACACAAAGAAGGCAAGAAATATACAGTTGAAGAAAAAGGGCAAGAAGAGAAAATGGAAGGCACTGGTGACAAGGTAACGGAAAAAGAGGAAAAAGCGAATGCCGAGTCGTCGGAAGAGATTGTAACAGTAGAAGAGATAGAAATCGCAACTACCGAGGAAGCGATTTGGCAACTGCTGGAACAATACGGACCCGACTGACTTACAATAAACAGTTTTCGTGAAAAATTATATCAAATGTTTCAATATAAGTAAATGTCTCTACGATCTCTTTGGACAAGACAAGACATTGTAAAAATACTATTTATTGCtgctttttaaaaataaaagacCGCATGAGACTTCAATCCTTAAATTACATAGCCCAGAATATAGATTTGTGTATCACAGTGATTTACTGGATGGGAAAATCTATTTCCTATCACTATCAACTTCACTGAATCCCAAAAAccatacaaaatgatacaaaaatgagAGATAGAAAAAGGAATTGTATCGGACTTGTTTAGTGCATAATGTACACCACTGATCATTTGTTGTATATACATCCAATTGTTACCAAACTTGCAAACCACAAAAAATAGATGACAGTTcagtacatatacaatgtaatgcatTTACTCATCATGACGCTGGTATGTATACAGATAATAAATGAATGACTTGTCAACTTAGATATCATTATTCCAATCTTACCAcagcgtgttttctttgtatgaTTCTTGGGTATCCTCTTTTAACAAACAATCTCTTCACATCAATGGATTTAAAACTTAATGCATTTGGTAAACAGCAAAATGTGTCTATTTTCATACAGAAGTTTTCTCCTCTGTGTTTGGAGTAGGTTCTTCTTGGCTGTCGGCATTTTCAGGACTTGTTAGTGGAGCCTGGGTGGCAGGGTCATGTACAGGGTCAGCTGAGGTCACTAACTTATGCGAAGAACCAGGTTTGCACATCCTGCACAGGATGCCGAAGTGGAACAGGTGACCTCTGATCTGTCAAATGCAATATGACATTGTCAGAAAACTTTGGACAAAACAATTACAAAAACTGCACGATACACAGAAAGAATAAACAAAGATTTCTGTCAGCTCAGTCTAGTTAAATTTCTGCAAATGGTGGTGTTGGTTGATCGATCCCCATCCCTGACGAATGATGGAATAAAGATACTTTGAgcgcctttaagtttgcaggatTCAATTTCACCGTAGGGAGACAATGGCCTGTTCACTacggtttttagtttgcggttaAAACAATGGTGTATGTGGGCAAATGTCAGAACAACAAGCATCATTTAACGGTCGTCttaaagttcgcggtgaagaggcTACTGCAAAAAccgaaaaaaaatcaacctTTACAGTAGCTGGGATTGAAGAAGGGATGAGGAGGCTCACTACCATCTATGGCTATGGCATTAAGAAATTCTAATACACATTAAAAACTAATatatatttcacagaggtatgcAATTTCTTGTTATATACTTATAGCCCTTACCTGGCGTGAGTACGACGCATACAACAGGTGTCCCGCCACAGTGAACACAAACGACAGCAGGATCAGGAACCCGAACGTTTCCGGAGCGGGGAGGACGATCACTAGGAGGAAGTGCATCATGTCCATGAAGAAGTTGAGGCTGTTCTGAACACCAAACACCACCCCCCTGTGGTTCTCTCCCACCGTCTCCTGGAAGATTTGGGTCACCGTAAGGTCGTACATCCATAAACCTGTGAAAATCAACCAATAAATAGTATATTAATCAATAaacaaaccaatgaataaatcaatcaatcagcatGATGTTTACAGTACGGTCCCTATAACTTTAGTCTTTTGTGGAAATCTACCAAACTTCATGTGAGCAAAAGTCATCGATAAAGTAATGCAAATCAGTGTACcgaccattctccttatagcagagtcAAACCCGCATATACCTCCTTGAATGTAGGGAGTTTCTGCAATGCGGATTAATCTCTGTTATTATGAGAATGGTGTGGACAAAAAAGGGAGATATGTTAACAATAGAATGTTTTCTCCACCTACCAATCCTGCCCAGTGTGACCCCAGTCATGAGCAGTGCCACAGACGTGTACATCCACAGGGGCCGGCCTTCTGTTGGGTCCTCGGGAACAGCAGTCGTGTTGTCCACCAGGGTGGGGAATATCGTTTCATTGAACGAGCCGGGAAAGACTGACGAATTTGAGATTGGGGTGTAAGTAGGAGGAAGAGAAACATCAGGGGGGAGGGTAACATCAGTGAGGGTGACATTCGACGCACGGGTGTAATAAAATGGATCGAAGGGGCTTCCTGGGgcccacacagacgccacacacAGAATCAGAATACTCCAATGTAGCGTCCCAGAGATCAAGCCCGTGCGGTGCAGACCGACTTTCTTGCGTAGCGGAGGGTAGACGAACGTGCCTGCAACTCCGAGCAGTGCGCCGGCCGCGACCAGAAGACTGACCGCGAGTTCGGACAGACCCTGGGTGTAGACAAAGCCAACCATGATGTTGTCGAAGCCTAGAAAAGTCATGTAGAGGAGGGAAAGACCGAACCCTGCACGGAAACACGTCTGTTGGAAGTAGGTCTTCCAACCGTTGACGAGCGTTAGGACGGGTTTGAACATCTTCTGGAAGCAGGTTGTAGGAGGTTTCTTCTGGACGGGTTGGACATCAGGTGGGTTCTCTGGGTCCTCATTTTTGTCTCTGcctttttctgaagaaaaacCACACATTTAGAATTTAAGAGAAAGACACCAACCTATAACGatactactactgtaacaataaACAGAATAACgacacctgtctttggtgctgaacaccattcacacacaaacacacctgtccttggtgctaaacatcATTCACGCAAAAGCAAAcacacatgtccttggtgctgaaagccaTCCACACAAAGGCAAGAGCCctttttgcgtgtgtgtgtgtgtgcatgtgagtgagTCTCTGagagtgtgtgcatgtttgtgtgattGACCAGCTACGAAACCACCTCACATCATGACAGGTAAGATTGAACTCAAAACTCACTTCTCTCCTCCCCCTTCTTCTCCTTCACCGCCAGTGCAGGAACGCTGACGTACACGCGGTGATACAGGTAGTACTCTATCACCATGGAGACCATGTTCCACCCTGCGATGAACACGGCACCGACCAACATGGAGACGAACGTCATGATCTGGGCGACCACGACTGGTGCAAGGATCTTGGAGCAGAGGTCGATACGGCGCATCGCTGCGTTCAGCTCTGAAAAGAATAGAGATCATTATGATTGTTGCAAATAGGAAAAATTGTGTGACGT
Coding sequences:
- the LOC136447147 gene encoding solute carrier family 40 member 1-like, with amino-acid sequence MAGREEEIEEDQQRLRPEKDERTREGTEETGHEDQKGCTDRIKDFVGSTVFLVYTEATLSTWGDRMWSFAVSLFLIDLSPGSLRLTAVYGFSKSCAVLLLGAIIGDWIDRTARLTAVRVSLVVQNGSVVLCSVVLSLTLVYRTQIEKLQGGWVMTLCQTVFIQVVLIFIAVVAILAGQATRICLNKDWVVVIAGGDKEKLAKLNAAMRRIDLCSKILAPVVVAQIMTFVSMLVGAVFIAGWNMVSMVIEYYLYHRVYVSVPALAVKEKKGEERKKGRDKNEDPENPPDVQPVQKKPPTTCFQKMFKPVLTLVNGWKTYFQQTCFRAGFGLSLLYMTFLGFDNIMVGFVYTQGLSELAVSLLVAAGALLGVAGTFVYPPLRKKVGLHRTGLISGTLHWSILILCVASVWAPGSPFDPFYYTRASNVTLTDVTLPPDVSLPPTYTPISNSSVFPGSFNETIFPTLVDNTTAVPEDPTEGRPLWMYTSVALLMTGVTLGRIGLWMYDLTVTQIFQETVGENHRGVVFGVQNSLNFFMDMMHFLLVIVLPAPETFGFLILLSFVFTVAGHLLYASYSRQIRGHLFHFGILCRMCKPGSSHKLVTSADPVHDPATQAPLTSPENADSQEEPTPNTEEKTSV